From the Streptomyces nodosus genome, the window TGCCGCACAGGGGACCCCGGGCCCGGTGGAGCGCGCGGGGCGCGTTCCCGCCGCCGCCCCGCCGGAACGGTCGGTCATGGGCGACGAATCCCCCAACGAAGGCACTAGTCAGATACCGGTACGAGCGGGGTAGTGTGCCCCGGTGACATCGCAATCGAACACTCTTGCAGGCTGGTACCCGGATCCGCACGGGGCGCCTCAGACCCTGCGCTACTGGGACGGCACCCGGTGGACCGAGCACACCCATGCGGAACAGCAGGGCCGGCCCCCCGCCCAGGTGCCCCAGCCGCCGGCGGGCGGCCCGCAGCAGGCATACGCCCAGCAGGCCCCGGCCCCCGACCCGCGCGTTCAGCGCCAGGTGCAGCAGCAGGCCGGGGTCGCCCCGAGCGGCGCGGGCGGCGGCACCCTGTTCACCGAACCGGTCCTGGTCGTCAACCAGAAGGCCAAGCTGATCGAGCTGACGAACGAGTACAGCGTCTTCGACCAGAACGGCAGCCAGCTCGGCTCGGTCACCGAGGTCGGGCAGAGCGTGCTGCGGAAGGTGCTGCGCTTCGTCTCCAGCATCGACCAGTTCCTGACGCACCGGCTGGAGATCCGTGACGCCCACGGTCAGCCCCAGCTGATGCTGACCCGGCCCGCGAAGTTCTTCAAGTCGCGGGTGATCGTGACGCGTCCGGACGGCGGCCCCGTGGGCGAGATCGTCCAGGAGAACATGATCGGCAAGATCAACTTCGCCATGATCGTGAACGGCCAGAAGGTCGGCGCGATCAAGGCGGAGAACTGGCGCGCCTGGAACTTCGCGATCGTCGACCACAACGAGAACGAGGTCGCCCGGATCACCAAGACCTGGGAGGGCCTGGCGAAGACGATGTTCACGACCGCCGACAACTATGTGCTGCAGATCCACTTCCAGCTGCCCGAGCCGCTGCTGAGCCTGGTGGTGGCCACGGCGCTGACCGTGGACACGGCCCTCAAGCAGGACTCGCGGGGCCTCGGCTGAGCCCCGCCCCGGTTCCGCCGGGACCGTGAACGGCGGTCGGCAGGTGCGCACACCTGCCGACCGCCGTTCGTCTTCTCACCGTCTCACCGCGCGGTGAGGTGCTCCGAGGGCGCGGGCGGCTGCGGGGGCAGCAGCGGGAACTCCGGAAGGACACCCGCCCCCCGGGGCACCGGCCCCGACAGCGCCGCGACCGTGCGGTCGTCCTCCGCGGCCGGACCGGACACCGGCCGGGACAGCGTCACCACACCCCAGGACGCCAGCCCCGCACCCGCCACCGCGAGAAGCAGACCGGCCGCACCGCCCTGGAGGCGTTCGCCCAGCAGCGAGAGGCCGATCACCCCCGCGGCGACCGGATTGGCGAGGGTCACCACCGCGAGCGGCGCGCCGAGGCCGCCCCGGTACGCCGTCTGCGACAGCAGCAGACCACCCATCGCGAACGCCGCCACCAGCAGAGCCACCACCACGACCTGCGCACTGAGCACCGGTCCCGAGCGGTCCGTCGCCGCCACCGTCACCGTCTGGGTGAGCGCCGAGGCGACACCGGACGCGAAGCCGGAGGCGGTCGCGTGCCGCAGCCCGGGGCGGGCGCCCGTCGACGCTCCCCCCGCCGTGCGGGACCGGGGCAGCGACAGCAGCCCTATCAGGGAGGCGGTCGCACCGGCCACGGCCAGCGCCTCCGGCAGGCTCAGCACATCGTCGGGCTCGGGCCCGGACGCCGTCACCAGCAGTGCGCTCAGCCCCATCAGGGTGAGGCCGGTGCCCCGCCACTCCACGGGGCTGACCCGGCGTCCCGCCGCCCGCGCCCCCAACGGCACCGCGGCCACCAGGGTGAGGGCACCGAGCGGCTGGACCAGGGTCAGCGGTCCGAACTTGAGGGCCGCGACATGCAGCAGCGCGGCGGAGGCGTTCAGCACCACCGACCACCACCAGGCGCCCCGGGTGAGCAGACGCAGCAGACCGGTGCCCGCGGTGCGGGCGGCCAGCCGCTCCTGGGCCACCGCGGCCGCCGCATAGGCGACGGCGGAGAAGAGGCACAGGACGACGGCGAGGACCGTGGCACTCATCGGCCGGCTCCCGGCGGGCCGGAGCGGTCGGCCCCTCCCGTCGGCAGGGACGGTGGTGGGACGGCGCGGGCGAGGGGCGGCCGGCGTATCGCGGTCGCCCCTTCTCCTCGAGGCTCGCTGCCTCGCTCGGGCTCGGTGCGGGAATCCATCCCCGGCCCCTTTGCTGACGGTGCGTGTGCGGGGTGGTGTGCGGTGGGCCGGGAACGGGGTCCGCTCGACATACGACCGGGTCCTGTCCACGTCTCATCGATACGCCAGTGTACCGATACGACCCCGTACCGGTACACTGGCGTATCGATAGACTGGTGTGAAGCGGACCACGCGGCCCGGACCACGACCGAGGAGCTGAAGCCATGACGTCGCAGGCAGCGGACGCACCGGAGACGGTTGTCGCCTCGCGCCGCTCCAAGCTCACGCCCGAGCGCGAGCAGGAGTTCTTCGACACGGTTCTCGACCAGATCCGTGAGTGCGGCTATGACGCGGTCACCATGGAAGGCGTCGCCGCCAGCACCCGCTGCAGCAAGTCGACGCTCTACCGGCAGTGGAAGACCAAGCCCCGGTTCGTGGCCGCGGCGCTCAGGTCCCATCGCTGTGTGCGGTTCGCGGGGATCGACACCGGCTCGCTCGCCGAGGACCTGCGCGCCGCGGCGCGGGTGGCCGCCGAGCGGTCTGGCCGGGACACCGGGCTGCTCCAGGCCCTGGGGCATGCCATGATGCAGGACCAGGAACTGGCGCGGGCGCTGCGCGAGGCCCTGGTCGAGCCCGAGGTCGAGGCGCTCAAGGCGATCGTCCGGCGCGGTGTGGAGCGCGGGGAGGTGCCCGCCGACCACCCGGCGCTGGAGTACGTCCCGGCACAACTGCTGGGCGTCGTGCGGGTCCACCCCGTCCTGGAGGGGCGGTACGCGGACGAGGAGTACCTCGCACGCTTCGTGGACGCGGTGCTGCTGCCGATGCTCGGACTGAGATGAGACCCAGGTCGCCGTCCACGAGATGACCGGACGCCGGCCTGTATGCGCCGCACCGTGGGGACGGGGGCGGCGCGCACCCTCGGCCGGGTGGGGTTCCCTCCTGAACGGAGGAGGGTCCCGCCCGGCCGCCCTGCCGACACCGCCGGACGATCCGCGTCACCCATGAAGGGAACAGGTGCTCCGACCTTCCTCCGCCGGGGCGCGAGGGCGACTACGCTCAAGGCCTGTACGTCGTTTGGGCTACCTGGGGAGGTACCGGGATGACGGAGGCACGGCCCGGCGCGGCGGCGGCTTCCCTGTGGGAACGCGACGCGGAACTCGCCGTCGTCACCGAGGCGGTCGACGCCCTGCGCCATGACGGTGCGCCCACCGGATCGGGGAACCTGCTGGTGTTCGGCGGGGAGGCCGGTATCGGCAAGACCGCCCTGCTCGCCGAGACACGCCGCATCGCGGAGCGCCGAGGATGCACGGTCTGGTCGGCACGGGGCGGCGAGACCGTCACCTCCGTCCCCTTCCATGTCGTACGGCAGCTGCTCAAGCCCGGACTGCTCGGTCTCGAGCCGGAGGAGGCACGCGGCTACCTGGGCGACGCGTACGAGATCGCGGGCCCCGCCCTCGGCGTTCACCGAACCCGGTGCGGGGCAGGCCGACCCACAGGGTGTGTGCGACGGTCTGGTCGAGGCCGCCTCCCGGCTCGCCAAACTGGAGTGGCCGCTGGTCCTGATCGTCGACGACGCGCACTGGGCGGACCAGGAGACCCTGCACTGGCTGGCATCGTTCTGTGAACGGCTGGACGAGTTCCGGGTGCTGGTCGTGGTCGCCCTGCGCACCGGCGAGGCCGGCGGCGAGAGCGCCCGCCACCTCGACACCGTCGTCGGGGCCTCCCGACGCCCCGTCACCGTCCTGAGCGCGCTCACCCCCGATGCCGCCGCCGGGCTCACCCGGGCCACGGTCGGCGGGCACGCGGATGCCCCGTTCTGCCGCGAGGTGTGGGCCGTGACCGGCGGCAACCCCTACGAGACCGTGGAACTCCTCGCCAAGGTGCAGGACAGCCAGCTCCAACCGGTCGAGGCGTCCGCCACCGAACTGCGCGCCCTGAACCGCTCCTCCCGCGGCAACGGCCTGGTCGCCCGCCTCGAAGGACTCGGCATCGAGGCCACCCGGTTCGCCTGGGCGGCCGCCATCCTCGGCACCGGCATCACGGTCCCCCTGGTGGCCCGCCTCGCCACCATGCCCCTGGACGAGGCGGAGCGCTGCGCCGAACTCCTCGGCGCGGCCCGTATCCTCTCCCGGCCCGACCCGAAGGAGCGTCGGCCGGGCGACGGGGAGCTGGAGTTCGTGCACCCCCTGATCGCCAGCGCCGTCTACCGCTCGATCCCTCCCGGACTGTGCACCGCGATGCACGGCATCGCCGCGCAGGTCGTCACCGACTCCGGACGCGGCCCGGCCGCCGCCTCCCGCCACCTCCTGGAGGTGCACCCGGACGACGACGCGGAACTCGTCCAGCAGATGCGCGCCGCCGCCCGCGAACACCTCGCCGTCGGCGCGCCCGAGGCGGCCCGCCGCTGTCTGAAGCGTGCCCTGCTGGAGCCGCCGCTGCCCGAGGTCCATCCCCATGTGCTCTACGAACTGGGCTGCGCCACCCTGCTGACCTCGCCCGCCACCACCATCGACTACCTCCAGGCGGCACTCGCCCTGCCCGGCCTGGACGGCGACGACCGGGTGAGCGCCGTCTACCGCCTCTCCCAGGCCCAGCTGCACAACGACCAGTTGGACGAGGCGATCCGCACCGTCGTCGCGGAGGCCGCCCGGCTCGGACCCGGCCCCTCACGGATGCGCCTGCAAGCCGTGCACTACATGTGGGAGGCCGTCCACGCGGCCGACGAGAACACCCCGGCCCGCTCCCGGGAACTGGCCGAGATCGCCCGCACCTGCACCGGCCGGAACAACTCCGAACGCGCGCTGCTCATCCTGCGCGGCTTCGACGCCATGACCCATGGGGAGAGCGCCGAGGAGGTCGTGGAGCTGTGCGACCGTGCCCTGGTCAACGGCCGCCTCGCGCCCGGACTCGGCTGGACCGACACCGAGTGGGGCATCGAGCTGCTGCTGATGCTCGGCAGCGCCTATGCGTACACCGACCGTCTCGACCGGGCCGAGAGCCTGTTCACCGAGGCCCTGCGCACCTATGAGTCCTCCGGCTGGAGCGGCGGCCATCTCGCCCTGGCCCATGCCTATGTCGGCCTCGGACACCGCAGACGGGGCCGCCTCGTCGAGGCGGAGACCTCCCTGCGCGCCTCCTTGCGCCTCGCCGAGCGGGTCGGCCGTGGGCTTCCCCTGTACTGGTCCGCGACCTGCGGGCTCATCGACACCCTGCTCGCCCGCGGGCATGCCGAGGAGGCGTGGGCGACGGCCGAACGCTACGGATTCGCACCGCCGTACCCCACCACGATCGTGCTGCCCGACATCCGTTCGGTGCGCGGCCGGCTGCTGATCGCCGTCGGCCGAACCGAGGAGGGCATCAGTGAACTGGAGGCCGCCGAGAAGGCGTCCGCCGGACGCGGACACAACACCGTGCTGGCGCCCTGGGCCGGTGACCTCGCCCGCGCACTGGCCGACACCGATCCCCGGCGCGCCGCCGAACTGGCCGGCACCGCCCGCCGGCAGGCCGAACTCCTGGGCACCGACACGGCGATCGGCGAGGCCCTGCGGGTGGCCGCCGCTCTGGAGACGGGCCGCCGCGCCACCACGATGTACGCCCGGGCGGTGACCTATCTGGAATCCTCGCCCTGCGCCTATGAGCATGCGGCGGCCCGAGTCGAACACGGCACCGCCGCGAAGTCCGTGCCGGAGCTGAAACGGGGCCTGACGCTGGCACGTTCGTGCGGGGCGGACGGTCTTGCGGTCCGTGCCCAGCAGGCTCTGGAGCAGACCAGCGCGCCGCACTGACACCCCGGGGCAGCCGATCGGGACCGACTCCGGACCCGGCCGCATGTCCCGGTCGTACGGAAGTTCGTGCGGGCGTACGACCGGGGCATGCGGGCGTACGACACGACCGCGACGCGTGGCCGACACGGCCGGGGAATGCGGCCGTACCGCCCGAAGACGCGGTCCGAAGCGGCCGCGCCGGAACCGAGGGCGCGGAGACCGAGCGGCACGGGGCGCCGGGCCCGCACCCCGGAGACGTACCCGTCGGCCGGGCGGTGGCGGCGACGATACGGTGCGCCGGACGCGACCGCCGGTCCAGATCACCCCCCGGCGGAGTCCTCCTCCGCCAGCACCCGCTGCGCCACCGTGAACGCCGCGTTGGCCGCGGGCACTCCGCAGTAGACGGCCGTCTGCAGCAGTACCGCGCCGATCTCCTCCGGCGTCAGTCCATTGCGCCGGGCCGCACGGACATGCAGGGCCAACTCGTCGAGATGACCGTGCGCGACCAGCGCCGTCAGGGTGATCAGGCTGCGCTCGCGGCGCGAGAGCGTCGGGTCGGTCCAGATCTCGCCCCAGGCATAGCGGGAGATGAAGTCCTGGAAGCGGGCGGTGAAGGGGGTCTGACGCGCCTGCGCCCGGTCCACATGCGGATCGCCGAGGACCGCCCTGCGGACCTCCATACCGCGCCCGGGGGCACCCGACAGCTGGGTCCGCAGCGCCGCCAGGACGGCCTCCGGGCACTGCGCGGGCGCCAGATGTGAGGCACCCGGGATCTCGGCCAGCGCGGAGCCGGGCACCGCGTCGGCGATCTCCCGCAGATGCGCGGGAGGCGTCGCCGGATCCTCACGGCCCGCGATCAGCAGGGTCGGGACGCCGATCGACGGCAGCCGGTCACGGAGGTCGAACGCGGCCAGCGCATCGCAGCAGGCGGCATAGGCGGCGGGGTCCGCCTCCCGGTGGTCCCGCACCAGCCGCGGCACCGTGAACCCGGCCGTGAACCAGCGGTCCTCGGCGGTCGCCGCGACGGCCCCGAGCCCCTCCCGGCGCACCAGAGCGGCCCGCTCCTCCCAGGGCCGGGCCCCGTTGAAGTGCGCGGACGAGCAGATGACGGCCAGCGAGGAGAGCCGCTCGGGATGATCCACGGCCAGTTGGAGTCCCACCGCGCCGCCCAGGGACACCCCGGCGTAGGCGAACCGTTCCACGCCCAGCGCGTCCGCGAGCGCCAGCACCAGCGCGGCCAGATCGGCGACCGTCGCCCCGGGAGCGATGAGGTCCGCGGCCGAACCGCCATGGCCCGGGAGGTCCCAGCGGATCACCCGGTGGCTCGCGGACAACTCGGGCGCCACCGCGTCCCACAGGGCGTACGAGGTGCCGAGCGACGGTCCGAGGAGCAGCGGGGGAGCGGAGGGCGAGCCCTCGGTGCGATGGTGCAGCAGCCTGTCGGTCACGAGCGCTCCAGAGCACGGTCGGTGAGCGGTCCGGCGAAGCCGGTGTAACGGGTCGGATCGGTGAGGGCGACGAGGTCGAGGTCCCGCAACCGGGGCTCCTCGGACAGGAGTTCGGCGAGGCTCCGGCCCTCGGTACGGGCCCGCAGGGCGACCTCGGTGAGCAGTTCCCCGGCCCGGGCGCGGCCCAGCAGGGGCGTCAGCTCGGCCGCCAGCCGCTCGGAGACGATCAGACCATGGGTGAGGGCGAGGTGGTGCCGCATCGCGTCGGACCGTACCCGGAGCCCCTCGGCCAGTTCCACCGCGTCCCGCGTGGCGCCGCCGACCAGCCTCAGCAGCGCGCGCAGCGGCTCCCACTCGGCGTGCCAGGCGCCGGCGGGGCGTTCGTCCTCGGCCACCAGCGCCCCGTACAGGACGGCGGCCAGCTGCGGGGCCTGCCGGGCGGCCGCCGCGATCAGTGTCGCCCGTACCGGGTTCGCCTTGTGCGGCATCGCCGAGGAGCCCCCGCTCGCGCCCTCGGCGACCTCGGCGATCTCCGTGCGGGACAGGGTCAGGACATCCACGGCCGCCTTCCCCAGCGCCCCGGCCGTGAAGGCGAGCGCGCCCGCCAGATCCGCGATCGGGGTGCGCAGACTGTGCCAGGGCGACTCGGGCTCCCTGAGCCCCAGTTCACCCGCGTATGCGGCCACGAGGGCCCGCGGGTCCTCCGCGCCGTACGCCATGAACGCGGCCAGGGTCCCTGCCGCGCCGCCCAGTTGGACGGGCAGCAGGTCGCGGACCGCCCGTACCCGGTCCCGGGCGTCCAGCACCAGGGACCGCCAGCCGGCCGCCTTCAGCCCGAAGGTCGTCGGCACCGCGTGCTGGGTGAGCGTCCGGCCGGGTACGACGGTGTCCCGGTGGCCCGCGGCGAGCCGGGCCAGTGCCCGCTGCGCCGCCTCCAGATCGGCCAGGACCAGGTCCAGGGTGCGCGCGGCGACCAGCATCGTCGCGGTGTCCAGGATGTCCTGGCTGGTCGCGCCCCGGTGGACGTAGGGCCCGTGGTCGGCGCCCACCGCCGCGGTCAGATCGGCGACCAGCGGGATGACGGGGTTTCCGCCCTCGCGGGCGCGCCGGGCCAGGGAACGTACGTCGAAGCGGTCCGGCCGGGCGGCCTCGGTGACCGCCCTCGCCGCCGCCCCCGGCGCCAGCCCCTGTGCGGCCTGGGCCCGGGTCAGCGCGGCCTCCGCGTCGAGCAGCGCCCGCAGATACGCGGTGTCGCCGGTCGCCGACGCGGCGGGGGAGTCGGCCCACCCGGGGGAGAGCAGACCGGTGTCGGACGGGTCTGATGTCACCGGAACTCCAGAAAGACCGTCTCGCCTTCGCCCTGAAGACGTATGTCGAAACGGTACGTGCCGTTCCCCTCCGCGGCGGCGATCAGCGTGCCACGGCGCTGCTCGTCCAGCCGGGCGAGCAGCGGGTCCGAGGCGAGGGCCGAGGCGTCGTCCGGCAGATAGATCCGGGTGAAGAGATGCACCAGCAGGCCCCGCGCGAACACGCACACACTGAGGTACGGGGCGCTGTGCCCACGCGCACCGGGCCGCAGCGTGCGGGCGTACCAGTGGCCGTCGGCGTCCGTCTGGACGCGTCCCCAGCCCGTGAACTGCACGCCGTTGCGGCCCAGATGGCCGCCGGTCGCGGGGTCACGGCGCATCGAGCCGTCGACCTGCGGCAGCGTGCCGTCCGGATCCGGGCCCCACAGCTCCAGAAAGGCGTCCGGCAGCGGGTTGCCCTCGCCGTCGCGGACATGTCCCTGGAGGGTGATCGTGTCCGGGTGGCCGACCGGGGCGATCTCACCGCCGCCGGGGAAGGGCAGCGCATAGCCGTAGAAGGGGCCGACCGTGTGCGACGGGGTGGGGAGCACGCTCTCCGGCGAGCCGGCGTCGATCTTCGTCATGGCGGTCAGCGTCCTTCCTCGATCCAGGTGGCGTCCGGGCCGTCGAGCACGATGTCCCATCGGTAGCCCAGGGAGAACTCCGGTACCGACAGGCTGTGGTCGTAGGTCGCGACCAGCCGCTGCCGGGCCGCGTCGTCCGTCACCGACTGCAGGATCGGGTCGTAGGGGAAGAGCGGGTCGTTCGGGAAGTACATCTGCGTCACGAGCCGCTGGGTGAACGCGGTCCCGAAGAAGGAGAAGTGGATATGAGCCGGGCGCCAGGCGTTGACGTGGTTGCGCCAGGGGTAGGGGCCCGGCTGGACGGTGGTGAAGCGGTAGGAGCCGTCGTCGTCCGTGAGGGTGCGGCCGACGCCCGTGAAGTTCGGGTCCAGCGGTGCGTCGTGCTGTTCGCGCCGGTGGGCGTAGCGGCCGGCCGAGTTCGCCTGCCAGATCTCGATGAGCTGGCCGCGCACCGGCTGCCCCGCACGGTTCAGCAGCCGGCCGGAGACGGTGATCCGCTCGCCGATCGGCTCACCCCGGTGGTGCCGGGTGAGGTCGTTGTCGATCTCGGTGATGTCACGCTCGCCGAACGCCGGGGAGGACAGCTCCACCAGCTCCGGGTCCTGGGCGACGTCGATGGTGACCGGCGGCTGCTCGGGGTGGCGCAGCACGGAGGAGCGGTAGGGGGCGTAGTCCCGGCGCGGATGGTGCTCGACGGGGGCGCCCCCGTCGACCCGCTGCCGGTAGGCGGCGCGCTCGGCCGCGATCTCCTGGTCGATGTCCTGCTGAGTGAGAGCCATGACGATGTCGATTCCTAGCGTTCGACTCCCAGGCCGGTGCCTGGCCTTCGAGAAGCCCCGATCACTCCGATTAATCAGGGCACTGAGCATTTGATTGGGTGTGGCGCACACGGTGCCATCGCGGCCGCATCAGCGTCAAGACCTGGAAAACGCCTTCTCAGGATGTCCGCCGGGCGTATCTCGCCCGAGGACACCCGACGTCTGGGACGGGTATCGTTCAAGGTGTCGGTCAGTGCACCGACGAATATGACCAGGACGACAGCCACGAACACGACCACGGGAGCACGGATGGCCACGGTGGACCTCTCCACCCACCCGGGACACCTGGCCCGGAGACTCCAGCAGGCGCATCATCTGCTGTGGAACACCATGGTCTCCGAGGAGATCACCTCACCGCAGTTCGCGGTCCTGAACACCCTGGTCGCCGAGCCCGGGCTGGACCAGCGCACGGTGGGGGAGCGGGTGGGCCTCGACCGGTCCACCATCGCCGAGGTGATCAGCCGGCTGGGCCGCCGGGGGCTGCTCGACAAGGTCCGCGATCCCCAGGACGGCCGTCGCTCTCTGCTGCACCTCACCGACGACGGCATCCGCGCGCACCGGAGACTGGCGGTCCGCACGGCCCGGATGAACCAGGTCTTCCTGGCTCCGCTCTCCGACGAGGAGCGGACCCAGTTCTTCGCTCTCATCCAGCGGGTGGCGGCCGCGGCCGAGGGGCTGCGCGATCCGGCGCCCGTCACGGGAAGCGGGACCTGAGCGGTCCGCCTCCGCCGGGGGCGAGGGCTCAGCCCGGGGTGCCGAGGATCTCGGTGAGGTCGTAGCGGACCGGTTCCTCCAGCTGAGCGTAGGTGCAGCTGGACGGAGTACGGTCCGGGCGCCAGCGGCGGAAGCGTGCGGTGTGCCGGAAGCGCACCCCCTTCTCCATGTGGTCGTAGGCCACCTCCGCGACCCGCTCGGGCCGCAGCGGCATCCAGGACAGGTCCTTCTTCCCCGACCAGCGGCTGGGCGCGCCCGGCAGCCGGGCCGTCTCGTGTGCCGCCTCGTCCGACCAGGCGGCCCATGGATGCCCCGTGACGTCCTCCATCCGCAGCGGTGCCAGCTCCTCCACCAGTTCCGCGCGGAGCTTCATGGGGAACGCGGCGGACACGCCCACATGCTGCAGGGCGCCCCGGTCGTCGTACAGCCCGAGCAGCAGCGAGCCCACCACCGGGCCGCTCTTGTGGAAGCGGTAGCCCGCGACCACCACATCCGCGGTGCGCTCGTGCTTGACCTTGAACATGACCCGCTCGTCCGGCCGGTAGGGCCCCGAGAGCGGCTTGGCGATCACCCCGTCCAGGCCCGCCCCCTCGTACTGTTCGAACCACCGCTCCGCCAGCGCCCGGTCCCGGGTCGCAGGAGCGAGGTGCACGGGCGGTGTCACCCCCGACAGCGCCCCCTCCAGCCGGGCCCGCCGCTCGCGCAGGGGGACGTCGAGCAGCGAGGTGTCGTCCAGCGCCAGCAGATCGAACGCCACGAACGACGCCGGCGTCCGCTCGGCGAGCATCCGCACCCGTGAGTCCGCCGGATGGATGCGCTCCGTCAGCGCGTCGAAGTCGAGATGCCCCTCACGGGCGATCACGATCTCTCCGTCCACCACGCACCGCTTGGGCAGCCGCTCCCGCAGCGCCTCGACCAGCTCGGGGAAATACCTGGTCAGGGGCTTTCCCGTGCGGCTTCCCAGTTCCACCTCGGCGCCGTCGCGGAAGACGATCGCACGGAACCCGTCCCACTTCGCCTCGTACTGCATGTCCGGTGGGATGCGCGCCACGGGCTTGGCGAGCATCGGCTTCACGGGCGGCGTCACCGGCAGGTCCATGTCTTGATTCTGCGGCCGATCCCCTGCGCGTGCGACGCGGTCCGCCCGGTGTGCGAGGCCGGGCCGCCGCGCCTACCGTGGCTCGCATGGGTGACGCGGTGGAACTGGAGGCGGGAGGCAGGACGGTACGGCTCTCCAGCCCGGACAAGGTCTTCTTCCCGGAGCGGGGCTTCACCAAGCTCGACCTCGCGCGCTACTATCTGGCCGTCGGGCCCGGCATCCTGCGCGCCCTGCGCGACCGGCCCACCACCCTGGAGCGCCACCCGGACGGGGTGACCGGTGAGTCCTTCTTCCAGAAGCGGGCGCCCCGGCACATGCCCGACTGGATCCCCACCGCCCACATCACCTTCCCCAGCGGTCGCAGCGCCGACGAGATGTGCCCCACCGAGATCGCCGCCGTCGTCTGGGCCGCACAGTACGGGACGCTCACCTTCCATCCCTGGCCGGTGCGCCGCGACGATGTCGACCGCCCCGACGAACTGCGCATCGACCTCGACCCGCAGCCCGGTACCGGCTTCGTCGACGCCGTGCGCGCCGCCCATGAACTGCGGTCCGTCCTCGACGAGTTCGGTGGACTGCGGGGCTGGCCCAAGACCTCCGGCGGCCGGGGGCTGCATGTCTTCGTGCCCATCGAGCCGCGCTGGACCTTCACCCAGGTGCGCCGTGCCGCGATCGCCGTCGGGCGCGAGCTGGAGCGCCGAATGCCCCGGGACGTCACCATCGCCTGGTGGAAGGAGGAACGGGGCGAAAAGATCTTCGTCGACTACAACCAGACCGCACGCGATCGCACCATCGCCTCCGCCTACTCCGTGCGCCCCCGGCCGCAGGCACCCGTGTCCGCGCCCCTGCGCTGGGAGGAGGTCGACGAGGTGACGCCCGGCGACTTCGATCTGGCCACCATGCCCCGCCGGTTCGCCGAACTGGGTGATGTCCACGCGGACATGGACGACCACGCGTTCTCCCTGGAGGCGCTGCTGGACCTCGCCCGCCGTGACGAACACGACCACGGCCTCGGCGATCTGCCCTATCCGCCGG encodes:
- a CDS encoding ATP-dependent DNA ligase; translation: MDLPVTPPVKPMLAKPVARIPPDMQYEAKWDGFRAIVFRDGAEVELGSRTGKPLTRYFPELVEALRERLPKRCVVDGEIVIAREGHLDFDALTERIHPADSRVRMLAERTPASFVAFDLLALDDTSLLDVPLRERRARLEGALSGVTPPVHLAPATRDRALAERWFEQYEGAGLDGVIAKPLSGPYRPDERVMFKVKHERTADVVVAGYRFHKSGPVVGSLLLGLYDDRGALQHVGVSAAFPMKLRAELVEELAPLRMEDVTGHPWAAWSDEAAHETARLPGAPSRWSGKKDLSWMPLRPERVAEVAYDHMEKGVRFRHTARFRRWRPDRTPSSCTYAQLEEPVRYDLTEILGTPG
- the ligD gene encoding non-homologous end-joining DNA ligase, which produces MGDAVELEAGGRTVRLSSPDKVFFPERGFTKLDLARYYLAVGPGILRALRDRPTTLERHPDGVTGESFFQKRAPRHMPDWIPTAHITFPSGRSADEMCPTEIAAVVWAAQYGTLTFHPWPVRRDDVDRPDELRIDLDPQPGTGFVDAVRAAHELRSVLDEFGGLRGWPKTSGGRGLHVFVPIEPRWTFTQVRRAAIAVGRELERRMPRDVTIAWWKEERGEKIFVDYNQTARDRTIASAYSVRPRPQAPVSAPLRWEEVDEVTPGDFDLATMPRRFAELGDVHADMDDHAFSLEALLDLARRDEHDHGLGDLPYPPEYPKMPGEPKRVQPSRARREGKPEAG